The Kineococcus radiotolerans SRS30216 = ATCC BAA-149 genomic interval CCCCAGGCCTCCGCGGCGCCGAAGAGCAGGCACGCCAGCAGGACGCCCACGGGGCGGTTCACGGCGAGCATGACGGCGGCCACGGCGACCCAGCCGCGCCCGGCGGTCATGTTCTCGGTGAAGGCGGTGACGTTCCCCAGGGCCAGCTGCGCCCCGGCCAGACCGCACAGCGCCCCAGCCACCAGGACCGTCAGCTGCTGGTAACGGCTGACCGGGACCCCCAGGGTCGTCGCAGCCGCGGGGTGGTCGCCCACCCCGCGCAGCCGCAGACCGACCGCTGTGCGTGCCAGCCACCAGGCGGCGGCGACCGGGAGCAGCAGGGCCAGGGGCACCAGGACGCTCTGGCCGGCGAGCAGCCGCCCCAGCACCGGGACGTCCGAGAGCTGCGAGAGGTCGGGCAGCCCCACCAGGCCCGGCGGCGCGAACGTGCCGCTGGCGTCGAAGACCGACCGCAGGAGGAACCCCGTCAGGCCCAGCGCGAGCAGGTTCAGTCCCACGGCGACGATGATGGGGTCCGCGTGCCAGCGCACCGAGCCCACGGCGAGGATCCCGCTGAGCAGCGCTGTGGTGACCACCGCGGCGAGGACCCCCCACCAGGGCGAGGCGGTCCAGTGGCTCACCCCGACCGCGGTGAACGCGGCCCACAGCATCTGCCCCTCCAAGGCGATGTTGAAGACCCCAGCGCGCCCGCAGAGGGCACCGCCGAGCGCGGCGAGCGCGACGGGAGCGGTGGCAGCGAGGACGGCGGCGACGAACGACAGGGACAGCAGCGATGACAGCACCCGCGTTCAGCTCCGTTCCGGGACGCGGCGGCGGGCCCGGCGCGCCGCGGCGGCCACGGCGACCGTGCGGAGGGCCAGGACGAGGATGACGACGGCCTGCAGGACCTGCCCGAGCTGGCGGGGCAGGTCGATGTCGCGTTCCATGCCCGTCGAGCCCACCTGCAGCACCGTGAAGAGGGCCGCCGTCAGCGGCAGCAGCGCCGGGCGGCCCCCGGCCAGCAGCGCCGCGGCCACCCCGGCGAAGGTGTACCCCGGTGCGGTGAGGGCACCGTCGATGAACCGGAACGGCTGCGTCGTGACGACCACCGCGCCGGCCAGCCCCGCGATGCCACCGGCCGTGGTCAGGGCACCGAGGGTCAACCCGGGCACCGAGATGCCGCCGTAGCGGGCGAAGGAGCGGTTCGCGCCCACGGCGCGCAGCTCGTACCCCAGGGAGGTCCGCCCGTCGAGGACGACGACGACCAGCAGCACCAGCACGACCAGGAGCAGGCCGAGGTTGGTGTACTGCGTGCCCGGCAGGGAGGGCAGGTGCGCGGCGTCGGGCAGCCGCGGGGTCTGCGGAACCCCGGAACCCTGCTGGGCGAGGGGGAAGCGGACGAGGTAGGAGGTCAAGGC includes:
- a CDS encoding ABC transporter permease; the protein is MLSSLLSLSFVAAVLAATAPVALAALGGALCGRAGVFNIALEGQMLWAAFTAVGVSHWTASPWWGVLAAVVTTALLSGILAVGSVRWHADPIIVAVGLNLLALGLTGFLLRSVFDASGTFAPPGLVGLPDLSQLSDVPVLGRLLAGQSVLVPLALLLPVAAAWWLARTAVGLRLRGVGDHPAAATTLGVPVSRYQQLTVLVAGALCGLAGAQLALGNVTAFTENMTAGRGWVAVAAVMLAVNRPVGVLLACLLFGAAEAWGFRLQGIGLPQQLTDAAPYLVTLVVLVLARARRARRSPLPAGGTP
- a CDS encoding ABC transporter permease, with the translated sequence MSGLVARLRLTAPGAVVPVGAVLVALLVGAGVMLAAGVDPVRGYDAMVRGAIGVSSIDFSVASFTAILAMAMAFAVPARMGEYNLGGDGQLCVGGIAAAVVALHLPLPAPLLLPVCLLAAALAGAALAALSVPLATRAHVPVIISTLLLSTPAVALTSYLVRFPLAQQGSGVPQTPRLPDAAHLPSLPGTQYTNLGLLLVVLVLLVVVVLDGRTSLGYELRAVGANRSFARYGGISVPGLTLGALTTAGGIAGLAGAVVVTTQPFRFIDGALTAPGYTFAGVAAALLAGGRPALLPLTAALFTVLQVGSTGMERDIDLPRQLGQVLQAVVILVLALRTVAVAAAARRARRRVPERS